The nucleotide window GTCGCCGTAAAAAGAACGGCGAGGTGCTCGCAATTTACTGCATGACTTATTCCCTTGGCCGCTTCCTGCTTGAGTTTCTGCGCGGCGATGAACGGCTCTGTTGGCTGGGAACGCCGGTTGCCCAACTTGTCAGCCTGGCGCTGTTCGCGGCCGGATTGGCGCTCTGGATTGCCCTTGCGCGCAAACCCAGCCGGCCGGGCCGCTGAGAGTTGTCATACACGGCGGGATAAAACCACATGGAAGAACGCAGAATATTTATTGTTGCGCAGGGCCGGGACGGGGTCCGCCTGGACATCTGGCTGACGCAACAGATGGGCGCGGCAATGTCCCGTTCCAGGATTCAGCAGTTGATTCGCGCCGGGCTGGTTACAGTCAACACCCGAAGAGCCAAGGAAAGCCATGGAACAAAAGCGGGCGAACGAATTGAGCTATGCCTTCCGCCGCCGCGGCCGACGGGGCTGAAACCGGAAAACATCCCGCTTGAAATTATCTTTGAAGATAATTGCCTGCTCGTGATTGACAAGCCGGCCGGTTTGGTGGTGCACCCGGCCCCGGGCCACGATTCCGGCACTTTGGTGAACGCGGTTTTGCATCACTGCCCCACCCTGGCCGGGGTCGGCGGCGAATTGCGCCCCGGTATAGCGCATCGGCTGGACAAGGACACCAGCGGGGTCATAGCGGTGGCCAAGACCGGCGCCGCGCTC belongs to Kiritimatiellia bacterium and includes:
- a CDS encoding RluA family pseudouridine synthase, whose product is MEERRIFIVAQGRDGVRLDIWLTQQMGAAMSRSRIQQLIRAGLVTVNTRRAKESHGTKAGERIELCLPPPRPTGLKPENIPLEIIFEDNCLLVIDKPAGLVVHPAPGHDSGTLVNAVLHHCPTLAGVGGELRPGIAHRLDKDTSGVIAVAKTGAALASLAAQFKERLVHKEYLAIARGVLTPPNGTIRTMIGRHATDRKKMSAAPKKGRSAVTRYETLEKFAKYSLVRLSPETGRTHQIRVHLAHARHPVVGDVCYGRRSTGDLPAGAERQMLHAHKIRFRHPATGRSMEFSAPMPDDMARFLDGLRRQG